One stretch of Athene noctua chromosome 27, bAthNoc1.hap1.1, whole genome shotgun sequence DNA includes these proteins:
- the NR2F6 gene encoding nuclear receptor subfamily 2 group F member 6 isoform X2 — protein sequence MAMVAGGWGEPNGGGGGGEEAGASPAGGGSDAEHGEEERAGAAVDCVVCGDKSSGKHYGVFTCEGCKSFFKRSIRRNLSYTCRSNRDCQIDQHHRNQCQYCRLKKCFRVGMRKEAVQRGRIPPTHSSTSPNTMPSGEYFNGQPVSELISQLLRAEPYPAARYGSQYAQQGSVMGIDNICELAARLLFSTVEWARNIPFFPELPVSDQVALLRLSWSELFVLNAAQSALPLHMAPLLAAAGFHASPMSADRVVSFMDQIRIFQDQVEKLNRLQVDSAEYSCLKAIALFTPDACGLSDPAHVESLQEKAQVALTEYVRSQYPSQPQRFGRLLLRLPALRAVPAALISQLFFMRLVGKTPIETLIRDMLLSGSTFNWPYGTGQ from the exons ATGGCCATGGTGGCCGGTGGCTGGGGCGAACCcaacggcggcggcggcggcggggaggaggcgggggcgtccccggcgggcggcggcagcgacGCGGAGCACGGCGAGGAggagcgggccggggcggccgtGGACTGCGTGGTGTGCGGGGACAAATCCAGCGGGAAGCACTACGGGGTCTTCACCTGCGAGGGCTGCAAGAGCTTCTTCAAGCGCAGCATCCGCAGGAACCTCAGCTACACCTGCAG GTCCAACCGCGACTGCCAGATCGACCAGCACCACCGCAACCAATGCCAGTACTGCCGCCTGAAGAAGTGTTTCCGCGTGGGGATGAGGAAGGAAG CCGTGCAGCGGGGCCGGATCCCCCCCACCCACTCCAGCACCAGCCCCAACACCATGCCCAGCGGCGAGTACTTCAACGGGCAGCCGGTGTCGGAGCTCATCTCCCAGCTGCTGCGGGCTGAGCCCTACCCGGCCGCCCGCTACGGCTCGCAGTACGCGCAGCAGGGCAGCGTCATGGGCATCGACAACATCTGCGAGCTGGCCGCCCGCCTCCTCTTCAGCACGGTGGAATGGGCCCGGAATATTCCTTTCTTCCCCGAGTTGCCCGTCTCCGACCAAGTGGCCCTGCTGCGGCTCAGCTGGAGCGAGCTCTTCGTCCTCAACGCGGCGCAGTCGGCGCTGCCGCTGCACATGGCCCCGCTGCTGGCCGCCGCCGGCTTCCACGCCTCCCCCATGTCGGCCGACCGCGTCGTCTCCTTCATGGACCAGATCCGCATCTTCCAGGATCAGGTGGAGAAGCTCAACCGGCTCCAGGTGGACTCGGCTGAGTACAGCTGCCTCAAAGCCATCGCGCTCTTCACACCGG ACGCCTGCGGCCTCTCGGACCCGGCGCACGTGGAGAGCTTGCAGGAGAAGGCGCAGGTGGCCCTGACGGAGTACGTGCGGTCGCAGTACCCCTCGCAGCCCCAGCGCTTCGGGCGGCTCCTGCTGCGGCTGCCGGCGCTCCGGGCCGTGCCGGCCGCCCTCATCTCCCAACTCTTCTTCATGAGGCTGGTGGGGAAAACGCCCATCGAAACACTAATCAGGGACATGCTGCTGTCCGGGAGCACCTTCAACTGGCCCTACGGGACGGGGCAGTAG
- the NR2F6 gene encoding nuclear receptor subfamily 2 group F member 6 isoform X1, with amino-acid sequence MAMVAGGWGEPNGGGGGGEEAGASPAGGGSDAEHGEEERAGAAVDCVVCGDKSSGKHYGVFTCEGCKSFFKRSIRRNLSYTCRSNRDCQIDQHHRNQCQYCRLKKCFRVGMRKEAKQTPLLSPPAVQRGRIPPTHSSTSPNTMPSGEYFNGQPVSELISQLLRAEPYPAARYGSQYAQQGSVMGIDNICELAARLLFSTVEWARNIPFFPELPVSDQVALLRLSWSELFVLNAAQSALPLHMAPLLAAAGFHASPMSADRVVSFMDQIRIFQDQVEKLNRLQVDSAEYSCLKAIALFTPDACGLSDPAHVESLQEKAQVALTEYVRSQYPSQPQRFGRLLLRLPALRAVPAALISQLFFMRLVGKTPIETLIRDMLLSGSTFNWPYGTGQ; translated from the exons ATGGCCATGGTGGCCGGTGGCTGGGGCGAACCcaacggcggcggcggcggcggggaggaggcgggggcgtccccggcgggcggcggcagcgacGCGGAGCACGGCGAGGAggagcgggccggggcggccgtGGACTGCGTGGTGTGCGGGGACAAATCCAGCGGGAAGCACTACGGGGTCTTCACCTGCGAGGGCTGCAAGAGCTTCTTCAAGCGCAGCATCCGCAGGAACCTCAGCTACACCTGCAG GTCCAACCGCGACTGCCAGATCGACCAGCACCACCGCAACCAATGCCAGTACTGCCGCCTGAAGAAGTGTTTCCGCGTGGGGATGAGGAAGGAAG CAAAGCAGACACCTCTCCTCTCGCCTCCAGCCGTGCAGCGGGGCCGGATCCCCCCCACCCACTCCAGCACCAGCCCCAACACCATGCCCAGCGGCGAGTACTTCAACGGGCAGCCGGTGTCGGAGCTCATCTCCCAGCTGCTGCGGGCTGAGCCCTACCCGGCCGCCCGCTACGGCTCGCAGTACGCGCAGCAGGGCAGCGTCATGGGCATCGACAACATCTGCGAGCTGGCCGCCCGCCTCCTCTTCAGCACGGTGGAATGGGCCCGGAATATTCCTTTCTTCCCCGAGTTGCCCGTCTCCGACCAAGTGGCCCTGCTGCGGCTCAGCTGGAGCGAGCTCTTCGTCCTCAACGCGGCGCAGTCGGCGCTGCCGCTGCACATGGCCCCGCTGCTGGCCGCCGCCGGCTTCCACGCCTCCCCCATGTCGGCCGACCGCGTCGTCTCCTTCATGGACCAGATCCGCATCTTCCAGGATCAGGTGGAGAAGCTCAACCGGCTCCAGGTGGACTCGGCTGAGTACAGCTGCCTCAAAGCCATCGCGCTCTTCACACCGG ACGCCTGCGGCCTCTCGGACCCGGCGCACGTGGAGAGCTTGCAGGAGAAGGCGCAGGTGGCCCTGACGGAGTACGTGCGGTCGCAGTACCCCTCGCAGCCCCAGCGCTTCGGGCGGCTCCTGCTGCGGCTGCCGGCGCTCCGGGCCGTGCCGGCCGCCCTCATCTCCCAACTCTTCTTCATGAGGCTGGTGGGGAAAACGCCCATCGAAACACTAATCAGGGACATGCTGCTGTCCGGGAGCACCTTCAACTGGCCCTACGGGACGGGGCAGTAG
- the OCLN gene encoding occludin translates to MFSKKSYDGPPMGYGPPTGYGPPTGDYGYDYGARSPPPGSYYIEDVPQHFYKWTSPPGVVRILEAMVILLCIAIFACVASTLAWEYGYGFGAAYGNGLGGFYGSSYYGNGLNYGFGGYYGGVTNPRAANGFMIAMAVLCFLAQLGLFVASVSKSSSSRSRRFYLVVIVVCAVLAFVMLIASIVYIVGVNPQAQMTGSYYYNPMLTMCNQMYSSMNQYLYHYCTVDPQEAVAIVCGFLIVILLCLICFFAHKTRSKIWKYGKPNIYWDKVPVVQEGPNVEEWVKNVADGASVQDETATLAYSEKPTSPITAPPYSPPSYSYPPQNGYYPSGTYSSRGDQPDRAVSPSPAEEKAWEQPPKAPTRRGRRRRRNPELDESQYETDYTTAVESGDERDQDHWASLYPPITSDGARQKYKQEFDADLKRYKQLCAEMDGVSDRLNQLSKELDSISEDSPQYQGVAEEYNRLKDLKRSPDYQTKKLETKTLRNKLFHIKRMVNDYDKVRG, encoded by the exons atgTTCAGCAAGAAATCCTACGACGGCCCCCCCATGGGCTACGGGCCCCCCACGGGCTACGGCCCCCCCACGGGTGATTACGGCTACGACTACGGcgcccgctcgccgccgccgggCTCTTACTACATCGAGGACGTGCCGCAGCACTTCTACAAGTGGACGTCGCCGCCCGGCGTGGTGAGGATCCTGGAGGCCATGGTCATCCTGCTCTGCATCGCCATCTTCGCCTGCGTGGCCTCCACCCTGGCCTGGGAGTACGGCTACGGCTTCGGGGCGGCTTACGGCAACGGGCTCGGGGGCTTCTACGGCTCCAGCTACTACGGCAACGGGTTGAACTACGGTTTCGGGGGTTACTACGGCGGGGTCACCAACCCGCGGGCGGCCAACGGCTTCATGATCGCCATGGCCGTGCTCTGCTTCCTGGCCCAGCTGGGGCTCTTCGTGGCCAGCGTCAGCAAATCCAGCAGCTCCCGCTCCCGTCGCTTCTACCTGGTGGTCATCGTGGTCTGCGCCGTGTTGGCCTTCGTCATGCTCATCGCCTCCATCGTCTACATCGTCGGCGTCAACCCCCAGGCCCAGATGACCGGCAGCTACTACTACAACCCCATGCTGACCATGTGCAACCAGATGTACAGCAGCATGAACCAGTACCTCTACCACTACTGCACCGTGGACCCCCaggag GCCGTGGCCATCGTCTGCGGGTTCCTCATCGTCATCCTGCTCTGCCTCATCTGCTTCTTCGCTCACAAGACGCGGAGCAAGATCTGGAAATACGGGAAACCAAACATTTACTGGGACAAGGTGCCGGTGGTCCAGGAGGGTCCCAACGTGGAGGAGTGG GTGAAGAACGTGGCGGACGGGGCCAGCGTGCAGGACGAGACGGCCACGCTCGCCTACTCGGAGAAGCCGACGAGCCCCATCACTGCGCCGCCATACAGCCCCCCCTCCTACAGCTACCCCCCCCAGAACGGGTACTACCCCTCCGGGACCTACAGCAGCCGGGG TGACCAGCCGGACCGGGCGGTCAGTCCCAGCCCGGCGGAGGAGAAGGCGTGGGAGCAGCCCCCCAAAGCCCCcacccgccgcggccgccgccgccgccgcaacCCCGAGCTGGACGAGTCGCAGTACGAGACCGATTACACCACGGCCGTGGAGTCGGGTGACGAGCGGGACCAGGACCACTGGGCCAG CCTCTACCCCCCCATCACCTCGGACGGCGCCCGCCAGAAGTACAAGCAGGAGTTCGACGCCGACCTGAAGCGCTACAAGCAGCTCTGCGCCGAGATGGACGGCGTCAGCGACCGCCTCAACCAGCTCAGCAAAGAGCTCGACAGCATCTCCGAGGACAGTCCCCAGTACCAG GGTGTGGCAGAGGAGTACAACCGGCTGAAGGACCTGAAGCGG AGCCCTGACTACCAGACGAAGAAGCTGGAGACCAAAACCCTGCGCAACAAACTCTTCCACATCAAGAGGATGGTGAACGACTACGACAAGGTGAGGGGGTAG